A stretch of Lagopus muta isolate bLagMut1 chromosome 9, bLagMut1 primary, whole genome shotgun sequence DNA encodes these proteins:
- the COMMD2 gene encoding COMM domain-containing protein 2, with the protein MLLVLSEEQKAHLGCLSRVGGGAVGELGHLAVELLRRGAAPKACEAAARKLNAGVDTVQHGVEGLMYLLTESSKLMISEMDFQDSIHVLGFSDELNKLLLQLYLDNRKEIRSILGELAPKLPSYHSLEWRLDVQLASRSLRQQIKPAVTIKLHLNENEDLTTQVLQTDPSTLLHLIQQLEQALGEMKTNHCRRIARNMK; encoded by the exons ATGCTGTTGGTGCTGTCGGAGGAGCAGAAGGCGCACCTGGGCTGCCTGTCCCGGGTGGGCGGCGGAG CTGTCGGAGAGCTGGGGCACCTGGCGGTGGAGCTGCTACGGCGCGGCGCGGCACCCAAAGCCTGTGAAGCGGCTGCCA gaaaactcAACGCTGGTGTTGATACCGTGCAGCATGGGGTGGAGGGACTGATGTACCTTCTTACAGAAAGCTCCAAGCTCATG ATTTCTGAAATGGACTTCCAAGATTCCATTCATGTTTTGGGATTCTCAGATGAATTGAACAAATTACTGCTTCAGCTTTACCTTGATAACAGGAAGGAGATCAGAAGCATTCTTGGTGAGCTGGCACCGAAGCTTCCCAGCTATCATAGCCTTGAGTGGAGACTAGATGTGCAg CTTGCAAGCAGAAGTCTGAGGCAGCAAATTAAGCCTGCGGTGACTATAAAGCTACATCTTAATGAGAACGAAGATCTAACTACCCAGGTGTTACAAACTGACCCTTCTACCCTCCTCCACCTCATTCAGCAATTGGAACAAGCCCTGGGGGAAATGAAGACAAACCATTGTAGGAGAATAGCACGAAACATGAAATAG